In Monodelphis domestica isolate mMonDom1 chromosome 3, mMonDom1.pri, whole genome shotgun sequence, the following proteins share a genomic window:
- the LOC100016464 gene encoding proteasome subunit beta type-2-like has translation MEYLIGIQGSDYILVASDCVAASNIVQMSVGEAGDTVQFAEYIQKNVQLYKMRNGYELSPTAAANFTHRNLAYYLRTRTPYHVNLLLATYDEHEGPALYYMGYLAALAKAPFAAHGYGAFLTLSILDHFYKPSITREEAVELLKKCLEELQKRFILNLPSFSVRIIDKDGIHDLDIIVPSKKS, from the coding sequence ATGGAGTACCTTATCGGCATCCAAGGGTCTGACTACATTTTGGTGGCCTCCGACTGCGTGGCCGCCAGCAACATTGTCCAGATGAGTGTAGGAGAGGCTGGAGACACTGTTCAGTTTGCTGAATACATTCAGAAAAACGTACAGCTCTACAAGATGCGCAATGGGTATGAATTGTCCCCCACAGCAGCAGCTAACTTCACACACCGCAATCTGGCTTACTACCTCCGGACTCGGACCCCATACCACGTCAACCTCCTTTTGGCTACCTATGATGAACATGAAGGCCCTGCACTGTACTACATGGGTTACCTGGCAGCACTGGCCAAAGCTCCATTTGCAGCCCATGGTTATGGTGCCTTTTTGACCCTCAGCATCCTAGATCATTTTTATAAACCAAGTATCACACGTGAGGAGGCAGTAGAACTCCTGAAGAAATGTCTGGAAGAGCTCCAGAAGCGCTTCATCTTGAACTTGCCTTCCTTCAGCGTCCGGATCATCGACAAAGATGGAATCCATGACCTGGACATCATCGTCCCTTCAAAGAAGTCCTAA